The following nucleotide sequence is from bacterium.
TCATTCGCCTTTCACCTCCTGATATGCTCGTTGGATTGATTTAATATTACCTTCAATCACCTCTGGTTTAGATTTGAATTTTTTCTCCAATTTTTTGCGTGTATCTTGAAGCATTCGGTCAAAGTCTATTAAATTAGTTACCTTAATTAACGCACCAAGCATGGGTGTATTAGGAATTTCCTTGCCCAGTTCTTGTTTAGAGATAGTTGACGCATCTACCGTAAACAGTTTTCCTTTAAAATCTGGTAAATTTTGACGCATTATGTTAGGGGGTTGATTTGTGTTAATCAGAAGCATTCCGTTTTCTTTTAATCCTTGTGTCACCTTTGCTGTTTCAATCAATGTTGGGTCA
It contains:
- a CDS encoding 2-oxoacid:acceptor oxidoreductase family protein, giving the protein MSELFEIRWHGRGGQGAKTAAILFADAGAGEGKYVQAFPEYGPERMGAPVQAFNRLSDEPITLHCGIDSPSVVVVLDPTLIETAKVTQGLKENGMLLINTNQPPNIMRQNLPDFKGKLFTVDASTISKQELGKEIPNTPMLGALIKVTNLIDFDRMLQDTRKKLEKKFKSKPEVIEGNIKSIQRAYQEVKGE